In one Brevibacillus composti genomic region, the following are encoded:
- a CDS encoding efflux RND transporter permease subunit, with amino-acid sequence MIEYIIRKRKITLLFFVMVILVGFLSFFQLPRQEQPDVIVNLAMVTTIYPGASPEKVEQTVTKKLEEKINELQGLNYISSVSSLGVSSIIVEAKSDVDPKQKWDELRKKVKDAEADLPEDARQPIINDDLNRTFVQTLAITADTREELYSLRSMLKSWKEQLRTIPNVADVTIEGLPDEEIHIQVDTQRLTQFGLTWGQVLMAVKQENERIPLGDLTSDSRTYQLKIAENQNVDALADIIVSRTREGYPIYLKDVGSVELATESVESYSYFNGKPSVSISINAETGSDVPSLQKRVEEKMAVLEKSLPAWAEKHSIYSQNERVNELFGDLSREMLVAVSAVLLVCMLGLNLITSFVVALAIPISLAVGLLFLPSMGITLNMISIVSLIIVLGILVDDAVVVNDNIERRLSTLGERPMRAAVMGAKEVSISITTATLATIASFGPLMFLKGNVGQFIRPVPVIISLTMLASMIMSLTIIPIFRQWYELRRKGGVEGYRKPPGLLGKQLHQLNAWYAGKLMPRILKRPLMAGMVGVLIGTSAYGLIPFTPIQLFPNDDRPQFLVNVRVPVGSSIEETDRVVRGVSDWIMKQPGITEVAAYAGGSAPKMFSGDTSAGDGITVGQLVVRFDKSQVQIDDMIEPWREEFKQLYPEASILPVELEAGPPVGKPVVIRVYGEDIPTLRSLAEQIKDRVARVNGTYDVQDDFGIERYALEFVVNQELMKEKLVTYNDLSQTLRLASEGITVSQFDTGEDLLDIKLFMNKGEEDPTVLFQRLTVANALGQQIPVSQLAEVKPSFSTQKIPHRNLSRTVTIYSDVRGRTATEVMAEVKPILESTQMPEGYRWEIGGETSEQTDIFIDMGKLSVIVVFLILILIAMQFYSLSIPVLVLSTVYLAFAGSLIGLFVTQTPLGFMTMMGVISLSGIVVRNGIVFIEFIEEARHAGVELKQAVVQAGEARLRPILLTSLTAVAGLTPLAITGDVLFRPLAVTIIFGLLFSTLLTLIVVPSFYTVLAERKMKRRARLAAKRPDLYGPEAELDM; translated from the coding sequence GTGATTGAGTACATCATTCGCAAGCGAAAAATCACGCTGCTGTTTTTTGTAATGGTCATCCTGGTGGGCTTCCTCAGCTTTTTTCAGCTGCCACGGCAGGAACAGCCGGACGTCATCGTCAATTTGGCGATGGTGACGACGATCTACCCAGGCGCCTCGCCGGAAAAAGTGGAGCAGACGGTCACGAAAAAGCTGGAGGAAAAAATCAATGAGCTGCAAGGGCTCAACTATATCTCATCGGTCTCCAGCCTCGGAGTATCCAGCATCATCGTGGAAGCCAAAAGCGATGTGGACCCCAAGCAAAAATGGGATGAACTGCGCAAGAAAGTAAAGGATGCCGAAGCGGATTTGCCCGAGGATGCCAGACAGCCGATTATCAACGACGATTTGAACCGGACATTTGTGCAGACGCTGGCGATTACCGCCGATACGCGGGAAGAGCTGTACAGCCTGCGTTCCATGCTGAAATCATGGAAGGAGCAGCTGCGGACGATCCCCAATGTAGCCGATGTTACCATCGAGGGTCTCCCCGATGAGGAAATTCACATTCAGGTGGATACCCAGAGACTGACGCAGTTCGGCCTCACCTGGGGTCAGGTGTTGATGGCAGTCAAGCAGGAAAACGAACGAATCCCGCTCGGCGATCTCACCTCCGACAGCCGCACGTACCAGCTGAAGATTGCGGAAAATCAGAATGTGGACGCATTGGCCGACATTATCGTCTCCCGGACGAGGGAGGGGTACCCGATCTACCTGAAAGATGTCGGCAGCGTCGAGCTTGCGACCGAGTCGGTCGAATCCTACTCTTATTTCAACGGCAAGCCTTCGGTGTCGATCAGCATCAATGCGGAGACGGGCAGCGATGTTCCCTCTCTCCAAAAACGCGTCGAGGAGAAGATGGCCGTCCTGGAGAAGTCCTTGCCCGCTTGGGCCGAGAAGCACTCCATCTACTCGCAAAACGAACGGGTCAACGAATTGTTCGGCGACCTGTCGCGGGAGATGCTGGTCGCCGTCAGTGCGGTGCTCTTGGTCTGCATGCTGGGGCTGAATTTGATCACTTCGTTTGTCGTCGCGCTGGCGATTCCGATCTCCCTGGCCGTCGGGCTGCTGTTTCTGCCCTCCATGGGAATCACGCTCAATATGATTTCGATTGTCTCTTTGATCATTGTTCTGGGGATTCTGGTGGATGACGCGGTAGTGGTCAACGACAATATCGAACGCCGCTTGTCCACGCTGGGCGAGAGGCCGATGCGGGCGGCGGTGATGGGGGCAAAAGAGGTCTCGATCTCCATCACGACGGCGACGCTCGCGACGATCGCCTCCTTTGGCCCGCTGATGTTTCTCAAAGGCAACGTGGGGCAGTTTATCCGTCCGGTGCCGGTCATCATATCCTTGACGATGCTGGCGTCGATGATCATGTCCCTGACGATTATTCCGATTTTCCGCCAGTGGTATGAGCTGCGCCGGAAGGGCGGGGTAGAGGGGTACCGCAAACCGCCGGGTCTCCTCGGAAAACAGCTGCATCAGCTGAACGCCTGGTATGCGGGAAAATTGATGCCGCGCATCTTAAAGCGGCCGCTCATGGCCGGCATGGTGGGCGTTCTGATCGGGACCAGCGCCTATGGCCTGATTCCGTTTACCCCGATCCAGCTGTTCCCCAACGACGACAGGCCGCAGTTCCTGGTAAATGTGCGCGTGCCGGTCGGCAGCAGCATCGAAGAGACAGACCGTGTCGTTCGCGGCGTTTCCGACTGGATTATGAAGCAGCCGGGCATAACGGAAGTGGCCGCGTATGCGGGGGGCAGCGCTCCCAAGATGTTCAGCGGGGATACAAGCGCGGGCGATGGGATCACGGTTGGACAGCTGGTCGTCCGTTTTGACAAATCACAGGTCCAGATCGATGACATGATTGAGCCTTGGCGCGAAGAATTCAAACAGCTGTATCCGGAAGCGAGCATCTTGCCGGTCGAGCTGGAAGCAGGACCGCCTGTCGGCAAGCCAGTGGTGATCCGCGTGTACGGCGAAGACATTCCGACGCTGCGCTCGCTGGCCGAACAGATCAAGGACCGCGTCGCCAGGGTAAACGGCACCTATGATGTTCAGGACGATTTCGGAATCGAGCGCTATGCGCTGGAATTCGTCGTGAATCAGGAGCTGATGAAGGAAAAGCTGGTGACGTACAACGACCTGTCGCAGACGCTGCGGCTGGCCAGCGAAGGCATCACGGTGAGCCAGTTTGACACGGGCGAGGATCTGCTCGACATCAAGCTGTTTATGAACAAAGGGGAGGAAGACCCCACCGTCCTGTTCCAGCGATTGACCGTGGCCAATGCGCTCGGTCAACAGATTCCGGTCTCCCAGCTGGCTGAAGTAAAGCCTTCCTTTAGCACGCAAAAAATTCCGCACCGGAATCTCTCCCGCACCGTCACCATCTACAGCGATGTGCGCGGCCGAACAGCGACCGAGGTGATGGCCGAGGTGAAGCCGATCCTGGAATCCACGCAGATGCCGGAGGGCTATCGCTGGGAAATCGGCGGAGAGACGTCGGAGCAGACGGATATCTTTATCGATATGGGGAAACTGTCAGTCATCGTCGTCTTCCTGATTCTGATTTTGATTGCGATGCAGTTTTATTCCCTCAGCATTCCGGTGCTGGTGCTCAGTACCGTCTATCTCGCTTTTGCGGGCAGCTTGATCGGGCTGTTCGTGACGCAGACGCCGCTCGGCTTCATGACGATGATGGGGGTGATCTCGCTGTCGGGGATCGTCGTGCGAAACGGGATTGTCTTCATCGAATTCATCGAAGAGGCGCGGCATGCCGGCGTGGAGTTGAAGCAGGCCGTCGTGCAGGCCGGGGAAGCGCGGCTGCGGCCGATTTTGCTCACCTCGCTCACAGCCGTCGCGGGCTTGACGCCGCTGGCCATAACCGGCGATGTCTTGTTCCGACCGCTGGCGGTCACGATTATTTTTGGCCTGTTGTTCTCGACGCTGCTGACGCTGATCGTCGTCCCTTCCTTCTACACCGTTCTGGCCGAGCGGAAAATGAAGCGCAGGGCGAGACTGGCGGCGAAGCGGCCTGACCTGTACGGGCCGGAAGCGGAGCTGGACATGTAG
- a CDS encoding ABC transporter permease, with translation MWDKIGRMILLAVMIGNSFMTFPYESEASPSNPDLKDRFAGWLDHDKIVQDSEDHFLTGFGFNNERMNLTIADVNYSGATSGSGKVANYSRALEKADNGYPIVDQAEAIAWAQLFNGNPAFLKSENGLHGGVISGGGGDTYTGYLLSKVAEMSGGRGNAFTFRPSRTGEKGSFVGVTSFTTTQRPDGAIRTDKTTYNVGDLVTITAWGKDYSIYNRGLKVYNYYIYNLDTGQTEKAFYESITDYPIAGEGNGSGQTVNFPQKTWIPTKAGNYEARILFTDSHARNTKNAPAVNGPGVPYFYKFTVGTPPPPKEDPPPAPEDPPPPKGCQKTTMDIRVESDNSDRELKGVTSGGDTVYIKEEDRLVITASKPGTFTQNGIPLRTGSGGNRNVGVLDYADAGSFTITYTSDDGTLCWEKVFYASSGKKGEDGCPIVQVNNDYTTSGSVIEVIPGQQVSMITHYIDKYGNKQPHYTYWLVTLPDGKTEKLPVGYDNRDRPDPYQSDRLTLPYGSKTSAAFVPLEPGKTYKVKLDMSNTNYAKRPECDWEITIKVKDQACTIDMQKQLSAKIHGQPPHEFPPSGDYIEPVFGVKASIDHFTKTAEGYDTHLMLSANMAGKWYLNKGSTKSPLSGPLQANGKFQLLLPSHIRAGDALQVMFVSDDGCIFEFVLYLKTNQSCFILDVALVRQGGQVEWERSVKRGEKIEMSPEGFTSEHSLRFYPEVASEYQIFYLDPKTQQWSPRRDGKWLGSSNSPRLEHTLNFPKGADGLALEGLYKIYFYPDNSRYAHCDGVFFVQIGEGAPKPEGENLLIIKSSFAISPKDPQAAGTDATITFDVKNEGKEAHDTILAVRWESSEQATRLDVKNFRPGEVRKITVPTKYPQQSENFIANINPEKNRPEHETVWPDNRAQWPVSVKEELKIPAPPGGGGNLDGGEIELIIIDSGGRELQKLTTHLDGVWEREPATIRVVIGQTKINQAYERIKQEINQNIQAYQAQLYQSVSGEGIKNVSVTATPGSIADAKSMAFYAPTMLDLRVGGPGNPQEWRVSSASAGGDYLYTGTVVPTQTTWRQTLQSIKYQASINGFVITVDYRVQFDVNYDRCSEDEEGEETCSAETIVQEMTGRYTVTVKGSERTFEVFEPNAKGVLRHTAEWLEYTARDRYPANKPDDFYAGERILTHVLLEPRHQHPVSGQYPEIAGAQSWISETGLRQTPLQSTLALKKTTPLWWQGPSYTVPKLGQREMGVDTPLMGDKQKGFQKGASYAVYFTVRFRFGAEKGFAFPQKQNGTGHDIADYRVPFTVTANAWERQGIRNHTTR, from the coding sequence ATGTGGGATAAAATTGGGAGAATGATATTATTAGCGGTGATGATTGGAAATAGCTTCATGACTTTCCCTTATGAGTCAGAGGCATCTCCATCTAATCCGGACCTAAAAGATAGATTTGCTGGATGGTTAGACCATGACAAAATCGTTCAGGATAGTGAGGACCATTTTCTAACTGGATTTGGATTTAATAATGAACGGATGAATTTAACCATAGCAGATGTAAACTATAGCGGGGCAACGAGTGGAAGCGGTAAAGTCGCTAACTACTCCCGAGCTTTAGAAAAAGCCGATAACGGCTATCCAATTGTTGATCAGGCTGAGGCCATAGCTTGGGCCCAACTTTTTAATGGTAATCCTGCCTTTTTGAAGTCTGAAAACGGGCTGCATGGTGGGGTTATTAGCGGAGGGGGAGGAGACACGTACACCGGCTACCTCCTCTCCAAAGTAGCTGAAATGTCCGGAGGTAGGGGAAATGCCTTTACCTTTCGCCCATCCCGTACAGGTGAAAAAGGCTCCTTTGTCGGTGTTACGAGCTTTACTACTACGCAGCGCCCAGACGGAGCCATTAGGACTGATAAAACAACGTACAATGTTGGCGACCTTGTTACTATTACCGCCTGGGGGAAAGACTATAGCATCTACAACCGTGGTCTCAAAGTGTATAATTATTACATTTACAACTTAGATACTGGACAAACGGAAAAAGCATTTTACGAATCAATTACTGACTATCCAATTGCTGGTGAAGGTAATGGAAGTGGGCAGACAGTCAATTTTCCACAAAAGACCTGGATACCTACAAAAGCAGGTAACTATGAAGCGAGAATTCTTTTTACAGACTCCCATGCACGTAACACCAAAAACGCCCCCGCCGTAAACGGCCCGGGCGTTCCGTATTTTTATAAGTTCACCGTTGGAACCCCACCCCCACCCAAAGAAGACCCGCCTCCCGCTCCCGAAGACCCACCCCCGCCCAAAGGCTGCCAAAAAACCACCATGGATATCCGAGTAGAAAGCGATAACAGCGACCGCGAACTGAAAGGTGTGACAAGCGGCGGAGACACGGTATACATCAAAGAAGAAGACCGCTTGGTAATCACCGCCTCCAAGCCGGGAACCTTCACCCAAAATGGAATCCCCCTGCGCACCGGCTCCGGAGGAAATCGAAATGTCGGAGTGTTGGATTATGCGGACGCCGGGAGCTTCACGATCACATACACCAGCGACGATGGAACCTTGTGCTGGGAAAAAGTGTTTTACGCCAGTTCCGGTAAAAAAGGAGAAGACGGATGCCCCATCGTTCAGGTTAACAATGACTACACAACAAGCGGCAGCGTCATCGAAGTGATACCGGGACAACAGGTTAGCATGATTACGCACTATATCGACAAGTACGGGAATAAGCAGCCGCATTATACCTACTGGCTTGTTACCTTGCCAGATGGAAAGACGGAAAAACTCCCTGTCGGCTACGATAATAGAGACAGGCCGGATCCTTACCAGTCTGACCGATTAACACTTCCCTACGGGTCGAAGACATCTGCTGCTTTTGTTCCGCTTGAGCCGGGCAAGACATACAAAGTGAAATTAGACATGTCCAATACCAACTATGCCAAACGGCCGGAATGCGACTGGGAAATCACCATCAAAGTGAAGGATCAAGCCTGCACTATCGATATGCAAAAACAGCTCAGCGCGAAAATACACGGTCAGCCGCCCCATGAATTCCCTCCTTCTGGCGATTACATCGAACCTGTTTTCGGAGTGAAAGCATCCATAGACCATTTCACGAAAACGGCCGAAGGTTACGATACCCACTTAATGCTTTCCGCCAATATGGCAGGGAAATGGTACCTGAACAAAGGATCCACCAAATCGCCCTTGAGCGGACCGTTGCAAGCAAACGGAAAGTTCCAACTCCTTCTCCCTTCCCATATCCGTGCGGGAGACGCGCTGCAGGTGATGTTTGTCTCGGATGACGGCTGTATCTTCGAATTTGTACTTTACCTGAAAACCAACCAATCTTGTTTTATCCTGGATGTCGCGTTGGTAAGGCAAGGGGGTCAAGTTGAATGGGAGCGCTCGGTGAAGCGTGGAGAAAAGATAGAGATGTCTCCAGAGGGTTTTACCAGTGAGCATTCCCTCCGTTTCTATCCGGAAGTAGCCTCTGAATACCAAATATTCTATCTGGATCCGAAAACACAGCAGTGGTCCCCGAGACGAGACGGGAAGTGGCTAGGCAGTTCCAACTCGCCTCGACTCGAGCACACCCTCAATTTTCCCAAAGGCGCTGACGGACTAGCCTTGGAAGGCCTGTACAAAATTTATTTTTACCCGGATAACAGCCGATACGCCCATTGCGACGGAGTTTTCTTTGTTCAAATCGGAGAGGGGGCGCCAAAGCCGGAGGGTGAAAACCTGCTCATCATCAAGAGCAGCTTTGCCATTTCCCCGAAAGACCCGCAGGCGGCCGGCACAGACGCGACCATTACCTTCGATGTGAAAAACGAGGGCAAAGAAGCTCACGACACGATTTTGGCGGTTCGCTGGGAAAGCTCGGAGCAGGCGACCAGACTTGACGTCAAGAACTTCAGGCCCGGCGAAGTGCGAAAAATTACCGTGCCGACAAAATACCCGCAGCAATCGGAGAACTTCATTGCCAACATCAATCCGGAAAAAAACAGGCCTGAACATGAAACCGTCTGGCCGGATAACCGCGCACAGTGGCCCGTTTCCGTCAAAGAGGAGCTGAAGATTCCTGCGCCTCCGGGGGGAGGAGGCAATCTGGACGGGGGGGAAATTGAGCTGATCATCATCGACAGCGGCGGCCGCGAACTGCAAAAGCTGACCACCCATCTGGATGGCGTTTGGGAGCGGGAGCCGGCGACCATTCGCGTCGTCATCGGCCAGACCAAGATCAATCAAGCCTACGAGCGGATCAAACAGGAGATCAATCAAAATATTCAAGCCTACCAGGCCCAGCTCTATCAGTCTGTGAGCGGCGAAGGAATCAAGAATGTCAGCGTGACAGCCACTCCCGGCTCGATCGCCGATGCGAAGAGCATGGCGTTCTACGCCCCGACTATGCTGGACCTTCGTGTGGGCGGCCCCGGAAACCCGCAGGAGTGGCGGGTGAGCAGCGCTTCCGCAGGCGGCGACTATCTCTACACGGGGACGGTTGTCCCTACGCAAACCACTTGGCGACAAACCCTGCAGTCAATCAAATACCAGGCGTCCATCAACGGATTTGTCATCACGGTCGATTACCGCGTGCAGTTCGACGTGAATTACGACCGTTGCTCCGAAGATGAGGAGGGAGAGGAAACGTGCAGTGCGGAGACCATCGTGCAAGAGATGACGGGGAGATATACCGTCACCGTAAAAGGGAGCGAGCGTACCTTCGAGGTGTTTGAGCCTAATGCGAAAGGGGTTCTCCGCCACACAGCCGAGTGGCTGGAATACACGGCCCGCGACCGCTATCCCGCCAACAAGCCGGATGATTTTTACGCGGGCGAGCGCATCCTGACACATGTCCTGCTGGAGCCGCGCCATCAGCATCCGGTCAGCGGCCAGTACCCGGAGATTGCGGGAGCTCAGTCGTGGATCTCGGAGACGGGACTGCGGCAGACCCCGCTGCAATCCACTTTGGCTTTAAAAAAGACGACGCCGCTTTGGTGGCAGGGGCCGTCCTATACCGTGCCTAAGCTGGGGCAGCGCGAGATGGGCGTGGACACTCCCTTGATGGGGGACAAGCAGAAAGGGTTTCAAAAAGGAGCTTCCTATGCCGTCTATTTTACCGTTCGGTTCCGCTTTGGGGCCGAGAAGGGTTTTGCCTTTCCCCAAAAACAAAACGGTACCGGCCATGACATCGCGGATTACCGTGTGCCGTTTACCGTCACAGCCAACGCCTGGGAACGTCAAGGAATACGCAATCACACCACGCGCTAG
- a CDS encoding S-layer homology domain-containing protein, translating into MNQLKKLLPIMLISVMFLTGTVVAGTKTTLAAAPKAGQQTDYQNHQYKDVIQYAIQNKLMWLFPDGNFRPEQPITQADLVSGLVNAKGLTQGKELSEFPANHWAMVYYERALKDGVLDGVPVNPNKVINREEASLLMYNAWKSTSIGYLKTRQVYSDAAVDSGWLPKKEGKFVNGVSTTAYDGFGTVSRGEEAYALFLLHQYMNDIKVGENIALQFHNSLKVSGGVLKGRIPVVSGKNIRLLIRFNNDTVTSYYSGDFTVNTSAVKYMSFTVKNSGQSKAIAAYNYDELPHLVRKNTR; encoded by the coding sequence GTGAACCAATTGAAAAAACTACTCCCTATTATGTTGATTTCGGTAATGTTCTTGACGGGAACAGTTGTTGCGGGTACAAAGACTACACTTGCTGCTGCTCCAAAAGCTGGACAACAGACGGATTATCAGAACCATCAATATAAAGATGTAATTCAATATGCAATTCAAAACAAACTCATGTGGCTTTTTCCCGATGGAAATTTCCGGCCGGAGCAACCGATTACCCAGGCTGACTTGGTAAGTGGACTGGTTAATGCAAAGGGTCTTACACAGGGGAAAGAGCTGTCCGAGTTCCCAGCTAATCATTGGGCAATGGTTTACTATGAACGGGCCTTGAAGGATGGGGTTTTGGATGGTGTACCTGTAAACCCAAACAAGGTTATCAATCGTGAGGAAGCATCTTTGCTTATGTACAATGCTTGGAAAAGCACCTCCATAGGTTACTTAAAAACACGGCAGGTATACTCAGATGCCGCAGTAGACAGTGGTTGGCTTCCCAAAAAAGAGGGCAAGTTTGTTAACGGGGTATCGACAACCGCATATGACGGTTTTGGAACTGTTAGTCGCGGGGAGGAAGCCTATGCCTTATTCCTCCTTCACCAATATATGAATGATATAAAAGTTGGGGAGAATATTGCATTGCAATTTCATAATTCCTTGAAAGTTTCTGGAGGGGTTTTGAAAGGGCGAATACCTGTAGTCAGCGGGAAAAATATTAGACTCCTAATACGATTCAATAATGATACTGTAACTTCGTACTACTCTGGTGATTTCACGGTAAATACAAGTGCGGTCAAATACATGAGCTTTACTGTAAAGAACTCGGGACAATCTAAAGCAATTGCAGCTTACAACTATGATGAATTGCCACATTTAGTCCGCAAGAATACCCGATAA
- a CDS encoding thioredoxin family protein, producing the protein MKTGQKKRGLKPIWLWGSAIFLGCMFVAALLSAAAGEEQPRVVYVYSDTCGYCSSFTPKFEQAVKALPARKVERLDIHKQRELEKAIALGAQVTPTVFVLKKGEIVGKLEGDVTEERLQKFMEEQMYSQSF; encoded by the coding sequence GTGAAGACGGGACAGAAAAAACGAGGCCTAAAGCCAATTTGGCTGTGGGGCAGCGCAATCTTTTTGGGCTGCATGTTTGTGGCGGCGCTCCTGTCCGCCGCTGCGGGAGAGGAACAACCGAGAGTCGTGTACGTATACAGCGATACCTGCGGGTACTGCAGCAGCTTCACCCCGAAATTCGAACAGGCCGTCAAAGCGCTCCCTGCCAGGAAGGTCGAGAGGCTGGACATCCATAAGCAGAGAGAGTTGGAAAAGGCGATTGCGCTCGGTGCCCAGGTAACGCCAACGGTTTTTGTCTTGAAAAAAGGGGAAATAGTGGGTAAGTTGGAAGGGGATGTAACGGAAGAGAGGTTGCAGAAGTTTATGGAGGAGCAGATGTATAGTCAGTCTTTCTAG
- a CDS encoding HD domain-containing protein, which yields MRQPDLLEEEKVFKDPVHSYVHVRDKLIWDLINSAEFQRLRRIRQLGTSFFTFHGGEHSRFNHSLGVYEIMRRILETFDGRIQLSYEEKLLCLCAALLHDVGHGPFSHSFEKVFRYHHEDWTRAILEGDTQINRLLRRMGEDFPKRVAEVVAKTYDNKLIVSLVSSQIDADRMDYLLRDAYYTGVNYGNFEIERILRVMRPTDEGIVFKHSGMHAVEDYIMSRYQMYWQVYFHPVTRSAEVVLRKIFQRAKELFAQGYPFYQEPTLLLPFLREKVELSDYLSLDESVILFYMQLWRQEEDAVLKDLCARFLDRNLYKYVEYNPRDFRLLAELKELFQSADIDPAYYLEVDTTSDLPYDFYRAGEDEERIPIMLLMPSGELAELSEKSEIVQAISGKRRFDYKLYFPMDKVLALPEELSGKIRDRLGVMEDA from the coding sequence ATGAGGCAGCCCGATCTTTTGGAAGAGGAAAAAGTGTTTAAAGACCCGGTGCACAGCTATGTGCATGTGCGAGACAAGCTGATCTGGGATTTGATCAATTCAGCGGAGTTTCAGCGGTTGCGCCGGATCCGGCAACTGGGCACGAGTTTTTTTACCTTTCACGGCGGAGAACACAGCCGCTTCAACCATTCCCTCGGCGTCTATGAGATCATGCGCCGCATTTTGGAGACCTTTGACGGAAGAATCCAGCTTTCCTATGAGGAGAAGCTGCTCTGCCTGTGTGCGGCCTTGCTGCACGACGTCGGGCACGGGCCTTTTTCGCACTCCTTTGAAAAGGTGTTTCGCTATCATCACGAGGACTGGACGCGGGCGATTCTAGAGGGCGACACGCAGATTAACCGGCTTTTGCGGCGGATGGGCGAGGATTTCCCCAAGCGGGTCGCAGAGGTCGTCGCCAAAACCTATGACAACAAGCTGATCGTCAGCCTGGTCTCCAGCCAGATCGATGCCGATCGGATGGATTATCTGCTGCGGGATGCCTACTACACCGGGGTGAATTACGGCAATTTTGAAATCGAGCGGATTTTGCGCGTCATGCGGCCGACCGATGAGGGCATTGTCTTCAAGCACAGCGGGATGCATGCGGTGGAGGACTATATCATGTCGCGCTATCAGATGTACTGGCAGGTGTATTTCCATCCCGTGACGCGCAGCGCCGAGGTCGTGCTGAGAAAGATATTTCAGCGGGCCAAGGAGCTGTTTGCCCAAGGCTATCCCTTCTATCAGGAGCCGACGCTTTTGTTGCCGTTCCTGCGGGAAAAGGTAGAGCTGTCGGATTACTTGTCCCTGGACGAGTCCGTGATCCTCTTTTACATGCAGCTGTGGCGCCAGGAAGAGGATGCCGTATTGAAAGACTTATGCGCCCGTTTTCTTGACAGGAATCTCTATAAATACGTCGAATATAACCCGAGAGACTTCCGTTTGCTGGCAGAGCTAAAAGAACTGTTCCAGTCGGCGGACATTGACCCGGCCTATTATTTGGAAGTAGACACCACCTCCGATCTTCCGTATGATTTTTACCGTGCCGGCGAGGACGAAGAGCGGATCCCGATTATGCTGCTGATGCCGTCGGGTGAGCTGGCCGAGCTATCGGAGAAATCGGAGATCGTGCAGGCGATCAGCGGCAAGCGCCGTTTTGACTACAAACTGTATTTTCCGATGGATAAAGTGTTGGCATTGCCGGAAGAGTTATCCGGAAAGATACGAGACCGTCTGGGAGTGATGGAGGATGCTTAA
- a CDS encoding YwgA family protein, whose protein sequence is MLKRHAKIIRLIEIVGEVSGRKKLQKMVYIAKQLDIDFDERFEFHMYGPYSEELTLRVDELCNMGLLDEQVETKGAIHMYRYTLNDTGRDFLRFHEVDFGKGEEVILRMNEENSRFLELVSTILYFNHLPYEEMKAKIFTFKSKQRYSEEEIQKGLQLIEELRALMKANPAALM, encoded by the coding sequence ATGCTTAAGCGTCACGCCAAAATCATACGCTTAATCGAGATCGTAGGGGAAGTAAGCGGGCGGAAAAAACTGCAGAAGATGGTATACATAGCAAAGCAGCTCGATATCGACTTCGACGAGAGATTTGAATTTCACATGTACGGCCCCTATTCGGAGGAGCTCACCTTGCGGGTGGACGAGCTGTGCAACATGGGGCTATTAGATGAGCAGGTGGAGACCAAAGGGGCCATCCACATGTACCGGTATACGCTAAATGATACCGGACGGGATTTTTTGCGTTTTCACGAGGTGGATTTCGGAAAAGGCGAAGAGGTCATCCTGCGCATGAACGAGGAGAACTCTCGCTTTCTGGAGCTGGTCTCGACGATTCTTTATTTTAACCACCTTCCCTATGAAGAGATGAAAGCGAAAATTTTTACGTTTAAAAGCAAGCAGCGCTATTCGGAAGAAGAGATTCAGAAGGGGCTGCAGCTCATCGAGGAATTGCGGGCGCTGATGAAAGCCAATCCCGCTGCTTTGATGTAA